A segment of the Pedobacter faecalis genome:
GATTGCACCGCTGGCATTTATGCGCGGCAGGACACTGGACAATTGTTTTGTTATCCTGGATGAGGCGCAGAACGCGACAGACCTGCAGCTGAAAATGTTTCTTACCCGTATGGGACCATCGGCTAAATTTATCGTGACGGGCGATGTAACCCAGGTAGATTTGCCGAAAAAGCAGATGTCGGGTCTCCACAACGGATTGCGGATACTGGCGGATATACCCGGAATTGATATTATCTATCTGACCGGAGAGGATGTGGTGAGGCACAAACTGGTTAAGCGGATTTTGAAAGCTTACGGCGATATACAATAAAGAACATACGGTTATTATAGATGAGAGCAATAAAAGAAACAAATTTCAGTTTTTCAGGGCAAACGGCATTTTATAAAGGTAAGGTACGTGACGTGTACACGATAGATAATCGTTTTATGGTCATGGTAGTTTCCGACCGTATATCCGCGTTTGATGTGGTTCTACCGGAGGCAATTCCTTTTAAGGGTCAGGTACTTAATCAAATCGCGGCCAAGTTCCTGGCTGCCACAAGCGACATCGTTCGGAACTGGGTGATCAGCACGCCAGATGAGATGGTGACGATAGGCCGTATTTGTGAGCCTTTTAAAGTTGAAATGGTGATCAGGGGTTATCTGGCCGGGCATGCCTGGAGAGAGTATCAGGCAGGAAAGCGGAGTATTTGCGGCGTTAGTTTGCCGGAAGGTTTGAAAGAGAATGATAAGCTGCCGGTTCCCATTATAACGCCTACAACCAAGGCGGCGGTTGGTCATGATGAAGATATTTCGAAAGACGATATTCTGGCGAAGGGTATCGTGTCTTTAACGGATTATGCAAAGCTCGAAGAATACACTTATGCGCTTTACCAGAGAGGGGTACAGATCGCTGCGGAGCGCGGTCTTATCCTGGTGGATACGAAATATGAGTTTGGCAAGTCGGGTGAAGATATTTTCCTGATCGACGAGATCCACACCCCAGATTCGTCCAGATATTTTTACCTGGAGGGGTACGAGGAGCGTCAGGAAATGGGCGAACCGCAAAAGCAGTTGTCTAAAGAATTCGTTCGGAAATGGCTTATTGAGAACGGTTTTCAGGGTAAAGAGGGACAGAGCGTTCCTGAGATGACGCCGGATATCATTAATTCCATATCGGACAGGTATATTGAGCTTTATGAGCAAATAACAGGCGACCGTTTTGTGAAAGCAGAATCGGGCGATATTTTAAGCCGTATTGAGCAAAATGTTAATCAATCCTTGCAGGAATTGCTAAACCAATAGTTATGGAGTTCTCTCTTGATAGACATGATAAGTACGTCGTTCTGAAGCTTCACGAGCCTGCGTTAACTAACGACAATACTCCCCGGTTGAAGTCGGAAGTTATAGCGCTGAACAGTCAGGGATACAGCAATATCGTTTTGGATCTATCGGCCGTAAAACATTGCGATGATGCTCAGGATTTGAGTTGCTTGCTTGCTGGCGACCGCCTGTGTAAAAAGCAGAACGGCTTATTCATTGTCACAGGGCTGAACGAAAATCTAAGTAGTATTGTTCAGTTGTCAAACCTGGATGAGTCGCTGACCATTGTTGGCAGGATGGAAGAGGCGGAAGACCTCATCTTCATGAATGAGATTGAACGGGAGTTGCTGGGGGGTAGAGATACTGATGATGAAGTTTGAAGTGACCATTCTGGGAAGCAGCTCTGCAACACCAATTTACAACAGAAATCCGACGGCGCAACTGCTGAACTGTAATGAGAAATTTTATCTGATAGATTGTGGAGAAGGTACACAGCAACAACTTATCAGGTACGGTTTTAAGGCGAGTAAGATAGACTATATTTTTATTAGTCATCTGCACGGTGATCATTATTTTGGTTTGATTGGCCTCCTGTCCAGTCTGCACCTGAATGGCAGAATAAAACCCTTGCATTTGTTTGGTCCGCCGGCACTCCTGGAGATTTTACAGTTGCAATTCTTACACTCAGAGACTGTTTTGCGTTATCAGATAGATTTTCATGCCACGAACACTGAGACGGCTGAGTTGATATTTGAAAATTCAGACCTGAGTGTCGAGACCTTTGTACTGAATCATCGCATTCCATGTACAGGGTTCAGATTTAATCAGAAGAAGCGGCTTAGGCGCCTGCTGGTAGACCGTTTGGAGGCCGAGGGCGTTGCTGTCGAATACTACCCATTGCTAAAGCGGGGGCTTGACCTTACTTTGCCAAATGGGAAAGTCTTTTTAAACAGCGATTATACCGCCGATCCTGACCGGCCTAAAAGTTATTGCTATTGTTCGGATACCCTTATGGATGAATCTTATTTCGCCAATATCAAGGACTGCGATACGTTGTATCATGAGGCTACTTTTCTGCACGAGATGCTAAGCAGGGCAAACGAAACTCATCACACCACTGCTTTGCAGGCGGCCCAGATTGCGGAGCTCACAGGAGCCCGGAAGTTGCTTATCGGGCACTTTTCCTCCAGATACAAGGTGCTTCAGCCTTTGTTGGATGAGGCCAGGTCAGTATTCGAACAAACTGAACTGGCTATTGAAGGTAATACCTTTTCTATCTAAGCCGCGCTAATCTTTGTTGCCGCCACCGAAAACAGAGAAATGAACATACCGCTTAGGGTTCTGCTTCAAATCGATCATGAGGGCGTCGAGATTTTTAGAAGCATTATTCAGGTTTTCATACATCTGCTTGTCATTGATCAGCAAACCTAAGGAGCCCTCTCCGCTATTTATCTTGCCTACGATCAACTGAAGATCAGTCATAGCTTTATTCGCATTGTCAATCGTTTGTTTGAAGTTTGACGCTGCAACCTGATCGGTAACACTGCTGATGTTATTCAGGATCCCTGAAATTTTCTGATTGTTTTGTCTGAGGTTGGCAGAAATTGCTTCAACATTGGCTAATATGGCCGATATGCGCGAACCTTCAGAGCCAACGAGATTGTCTACCTTTTTTGAAGTGGCCTCAAGTGAAGAAAGGGTTGCTGCTATACTTGTGAAGCTTCGGTCGACATTCCTTTGAAAATTTGGGTTCAGTATAGCATTTACGCTGGTCAGGATGGAGTCCATTTTTCCGATGATTACCTCGGCCTTCTTTTGCACTGGCTGTACCGCTTCCATTAGCCCTTTCTCTACATTGGCATTCAGCGTATCCCCGTCAACTGCAAAATTACTTCCCGGTCCAAGCTCCATTACTATAGCTTTACTGCCTAAAAGATCTGTGCTTTCCAAACGTGCAATGCTGGTACGGGGAATCTCGTATTTGCCTTTAATCTTCAGTGTAGCAAGTATAGAGCCATCGGGTTGCAGTTGCAACTCGTCGACCCGACCAATCTGGAAACCGTTGACAAGTACGGGCTTAGATACGGCGAGTCCTTCTACACGGGAATATCTGGCATACAAAACTGTCTCGCTGCTAAAGATGGAGTTACCTTTCAAAAAGTTATAACCTATGATTAAAACGGCAATGGAAAAGGCCGCAAGTATACCAACTTTTGTTTCGTTTTTTATCTTCATTTAGTGTTAATTTATATGGTTTGAATGCTCAGCTCAGGAAGCGTTGTGCTATACCTCGGTTTCCTTTTTATAGGTTTTAATCGCTTTAAAAATTGAGTTCACAATTTCAGCCTGGCCAGCCTCAGAGTTGATATACTTTTCTTCCTCGGGGTGAGATATGAATCCTATCTCAGTAAGTACTGCGGGCAGTCCGCAGCGCTGTAGGATCAACAGCCCCTGTTCCTTTACTCCTCTATCAACTCTTTTATCGTCATTCCGGTAATTATCCTGAATAAGACGGGCAAGCTTTAAGCTTTTGTCTCTAAACAAGTTCTTAAACAAAGATAAGATAATAAATGTTTCGGGATCTTTGGGATCGTAGCCGTTGTAGTTTTCCTTGTAGTTTTTTTCGAGCTTAATGTCCTCATTTTCACGAATAGCGGCGTCCTGTTCGTTTAAACGGTGTGAACCGGCTACAAACGTTTCAGTTCCTCTTGTTGTGGTGTTCTTAACATAACCGTATACCGGTGTTTTTTTTCCGCTTTTCAACCGCTTGTATCCGGTGATCACCCGCCTGTTTGGCATGGAATTACAGTGGATGGAAATGAAAAGGTCGGCATGGTTGTCATTTGCCAGAGCAGCCCGTTTGTAGAAGTCTACATCTACATCCGTTTTACGGGTGTAAAGCACTTTTACGTCCGGGAGTTCCTCTTCAATTTTCCGGCCCAACTTAAGCGCCACCTCCAGGGCGACGTCTTTTTCCACAGAAAAACTGCCCCGGGCACCGGGTTTGTTGCCGCCATGTCCGGCATCAATAACAATGGTTTTTACTTTATATGATTGTGAGAAAGCGCTTTGAAATGAGTAAAATACTAAAAGTAACGGCAAAAATTGTACGGCTTTTTTCAATCTCATAATGTTCTGTAATTATCCTTCCAGGTTTTTCCTATAATTAATGATTGCGTTAAGTAAATTATTTGTTATTTCAATTTGTCCGGCCTCGGAGTTCATATAATCTTCTTCCTCCGGATTACTGATGAAGCCAATTTCGGTAAGTACCGCAGGCATTCCGGCACGGGCAAGCACTGCCAGGCTCTTTTCCTGTACGCCGCGGTTAACCCGCCCTACGCTAACATATTCATTCTGGATTAGCTTTGCTAACCTTAAGCTCTGAGTACGAAAAGTATTCTTTAACAGGGACAATATGATTGCGCTTTCAGGATTGTCGGGGTCAAAACCCTCATAATTTTCTTTATAATTCTCCTCAAGGAATATAGCAGCATTTTCGCGTTTAATCACCTCATCTTGTTCGTCCAGTCGGCCCATACCCGATACGAAGGTTTCCACGCCACGGGTGGAAGTGCTTTTTTTGTAGACTGCACGCGTAATCGGAACGCGTTTTCCCTTACTGTTCTTTTTATAGCCTGTCACCTGAGTTGTCCTAATCAGCGGCATGTCGTTACAATGTATTGAAATAAACAGGTCTGCGTGCGCCTTATTCGCCATGCCAATACGCTCATACAGGGGAACGAATGTGTCGTCGGTACGGGTATATATAACCTTCACATCTTTCAGGGTTTCCTGAATTGCTGCACCCAAACGGAGCGCCGTCTTCAACGCCACATCTTTCTCAGTGGAATAAACTCCGCGGGTAGCCCCATCTTTGCCGCCGTGACCAGCGTCAAGTACGATAGTTTTGATTTTGTATTCCTGTGTAAAAGCTTGATTACCAGTTAATGTAAGTCCAAAAATGCAAATAAATATGACCAAAAGTTTATTTGGTCTAAGCAATGGCATATTTTTCATTAATTTTGAACGTTTTGGATTAAACATTAATGCAAAAATAACTATTCACCACGAATTTGAAACTTTTACGGTACATCATTTTTCTTAGTTTAACAGTTTCATTAGCTTCGGTTAGTAAACGCTCTTACGCTGTTTCTGAATCCTTTTGGCAACAGGACACGACCAAAATTGATACCATAAAGCGAGCTAATCCCCAGGTTAATAACGTACAAACAGGGGCTGCCGATACAACCGCCAGTCAGAAAGTTGAACACCGGGCTGAAGATTCGACCCGGGTGGACCCGGTGAATGATATTGTGCATCTTTACGGGAAAGCACGTTTGACCTATCAGGGCTTTGAACTTGACGCAGATTATATCCAATACAACCGTCGCACGAACCAGCTTTTTGCGCGTGGCTCCTGGACGCCGGGCGGTAAGTATGTAGGGCGCCCAATTCTGAAAATGGAAGGTCAAAGTACCTCAATGGCCGACTCGCTAAGATATAATACCGAGACTATGGAGGCCCAGATATGGGGCGTTTTCACGGAGCAGGAGGGTGGGTTTTTTACGGGAGGCCGTGCAAAGAAGCAGCCAGACGATGAAATTCATAGTCAGGGGCAAACCTATAGTACATGCAACCTGCCCCACCCGCATTTTGGTATACATATCACGAAAGGTATCGTTACAGAAAATCAGATCATTACCGGTCCGGTGTATTTGAAAATTGAGGACGTGCCATTGCCCATTGGTCTACCTTTTGCCTTTTTTCCAAAGCCGAACAAGCGGTCTTCTGGTGTGATACTTCCTTCACCCGGCGAAGATTTCACCCGTGGGTTCTTTTTACGGGATGGGGGTTATTATCTTGGATTAAGCGATTACTGGGATGCGCGTATAACAGGTACTATCTACACCCGGGGTTCATACGACCTTAACGTTGCGACCAACTACATCAAACGTTACAAGTATACCGGTAATATCAATTTCAGTTATGCAAACTCCCGATACGGATTGGAAGGTACTCCTGAGTATGATCCCAGAAAAGACTTCAATCTTCAATGGAGTCATAATCAGAATCCGAATGCGCGCCCGGGTACTACATTTTCAGCCTCAGTAAACGCCGGAACGAGCAGCTATAACCGGAATACCGCAGGGGGAACCAGTTACGATTTTGATCGGATAGCGCAGAATACATTGCGTTCAAGTATTTCATATGGCCGGGTTTTCGACAGCGGTATAAACCTTAGTTTAGCGGCCGATGCCGCCCAGGAAACACAAAACCAGACTGTAAGCCTCCGTTTGCCCGATATGAGCCTGTCGGTACCTACTTTCAGCCCCTTCGACTCTCCAGATCGTGTTGGAGAGCAAAAATGGTATCAGAAGATTACCGTTGGTTATAACATGCAAGCCAGCAACAGCATTACCACGATAGAAAGCGAATTGTTTAAGCGGTCATCATTGAACAAATTTCAAAATGGCGTTAACCATCAGATCCCAATCAATATGGCGTTTACGATAGCTGACTACTTCAACTTTAACACCGGAGTGAATTATACGGAGAGATGGGCATTTCAGACAATTAATAAGACCTATACCCGGGTGGTAAACGGATCGGACGTGCAACGTATAGATACCCTTCCTGGATTTAAACGCAATGGGGAATATAACCTCAACATGGGGCTTTCTACAAAAGTTTATAGCACCGCCCAATTTACCAAGTTCGGAAATTTTAAGGCCTTAAGACATGTAATGACGCCCCGCGTGAGTTTCGGCTACACACCTGATTTCTCCGATCCTAGCAGAGGGTATTATAAGATCGCGCAATATGAGGACGGCTCCCAGGTACGCGACTCACGTGGCGAGCCAGTCAAATATAGCATCTTCGAAGGCACCTTGTACGGTGGCCCAGGATTAGGCCGAAACGCATCAATATCCTTCGGGCTAGATAACACAGTTGAAGCAAAGGTTCTTACGCCTAAAGATACCACAGGCAAAGGCGAGAAAAAGATTCCAATTATCCAGGGTCTGGGTATCAGTGGATCTTATAACTTTTTAGCGGAGAATTTTAAACTGTCAAGACTTAACTTCAGCGGCAGATCGCAGTTTACGGAGAAGCTAGGCATCAATTATAATGGTACGTTGAACCCTTACCAGGTCGAAATTCAGACTGTTAATGGTGTGCAAACACCTGTTTTGGTAGATCGATATACCTGGCAGGCGGGTCGCTTGCCTCGTCTCACGAACTTTGGTTTTTCTTTCGACTACAGTCTAAATCCCGAAGCGTTGAAACGACGAAACGAGAATATTGATGAAGTCAACGAGATTGCCCAACAACGAGGGATCACTGAAGAACAGGCAGAAGCACTTGCCAGGGTAAGCCGAGATCCGAATGCGTTTGTAGACTTTAATATTCCGTGGAACTTTGCATTCAGCTACAGTTTCCAATATGCCACAGATGAAGTAGGGCGGAACGGCTCAATCACCAATACGTTGAATTTCAACGGCGATGCTAATATCACGCCGAAATGGAAAGTACAATTCAATTCGGGATGGGATTTTAAAGCCAATACTTTTTCACAAACCTCTTTTTCTATTTACCGCGATCTACATTGCTGGGACATGAGCTTTAGCTGGGTTCCATTTGGTCAGTACCAATCTTATTCAGTCGATATAAAGGTAAAGGCTTCTGTGTTGCAGGATCTAAAACTGAGTAAGCGGAAAAATTATTACACCCGTTTCTAGTATGACAGCTGAAATAATAACGATCGGTGATGAGATTCTTATCGGCCAGATTGTAGACACCAATTCTGCCTGGATGGCACAAAAGCTCAATCTTGCGGGCATCGCGGTAAAGCAAATTACATCAGTGTCGGATCAGGCCGATCATATTATCGATGCTTTGTCTGAAGCTGAAAAGCGCGCAGGCATAATATTGATTACTGGTGGGTTGGGCCCCACAAAAGATGATATAACGAAAATCACCCTTGCCAGGTATTTTAACATGGGAATGCGTAGGGATGAGCAGACGCTACAACATGTCAGGACCTTCTTTGAGCGGTTAAAGCGACCTATGCTCGATTCGAATATGGGCCAGGCCGATGTGCCGGAGGGGTGTACTGTGATTCAGAATAAGCAGGGCACAGCCCCGTGCATGTGGTTTGAGAACAATGGGCGTATTATTGTTTCCATGGCTGGCGTACCGTTTGAAATGATGTATTTAATGGAGGAGGAGATCATTCCAAGGCTGGTCAGTTTGTTCAAGCTGCCCCATATTGTACATAAAACGATTCTGACTTATGGGATAGGCGAGTCCTTTCTGGCCGAGGCAATAGCTGATATAGAAAACGATCTGCCAGAACATATCAAGCTTGCATACCTGCCGCGGCTCGGTCAGGTGCGCCTCCGCTTAAGCGGAAGCGGATATGAAGGTGTGCTTCTTGACCGTCAGATCATGGAGTTCACACAGCGCATCGCGGAGCGGGTGAAGAAGCATGTAGCTGCCTTAGAAGATATTGCACTTGAGAAAGCCATGCTGAATACGATGGAGAAGCGGGGACTGACACTTTCAACTGCTGAGAGCTGTACCGGCGGGTATATCGGTCATCTGATTACGCAGCATCCAGGAAGTTCGGCTGTATATAAGGGTGGTGGAGTTGTTTACTCCAATGAATTGAAAATAAAGATACTCGGTGTAAGTGAGCAAACCCTGGAAAGATACGGGGCGGTTAGCGAAGAGACCGTTACCGAGATGGCTGCCGGAGCGCTCCGCACGTTTAACACGGACTATGCTGTTGCGGTGAGCGGAATTGCAGGGCCTGATGGTGCGAGTCCGGGAAAACCTGTCGGTACCGTTTGGATAGCGGTAGCTAACAAGCAGCAGGTTGTTGCGCGGCTTTTTACTTTTGGAAACAAGCGGACGCAAAATATAGAACGCTCTGCAGTAGCCGCTTTAGGTATGATTTTGAATGAACTTGGCCCTGATTAGGTTTAAGTGTTCAAAATACTTTACTTTTGCCTGCAATACCAATCATGAAATAAAAAATGGCTCAATACGAATTGTTGTTACCAAAAATGGGGGAAAGTGTTGCAGAAGCCACCGTCATTAAATGGGCAAAGCAACCAGGTGACGCGGTAGAAGTGGATGATATAGTTCTCGAGATAGCGACAGATAAGGTAGATTCTGAGGTTCCTTCTCCGGTGTCGGGTAAGCTGGTGAGGCAGTTGTTTAAGGAAGATGAGGTGGCCCAGGTGGGCGATATTTTAGCCATTATTGAGATCGAAGCTGAGGTAACTAGTGCGCCGGTAAAACAGGAAGAAACAGAAGACGATCTGCCAGCTGATCTCCCGCCGCTTAACGATATACCTGGAGTAAAGGCGGTATCTGAAAGGTTTTACTCCCCTTTGGTGAAGAGCATTGCGGCGGAGGAAAACATCAGCAACGAGGAACTTGATCATATACCTGGCAGCGGATCTGAAGGCCGTCTTACTAAGGACGACCTGCTTTCTTACATCCGTCAAAGGCAAGGCAGTCAAGTTCAGCATAACAAAAACATTCAGGAAGACATTCCGGTTTTGAATACAAGCGCCGAGGCTCCGGTAAGAGCACCTGTTTCGACATCGCTCTCCGCTGGAGAAGAGATCATTGAGATGGACCGTATGCGTAAGCTTATTGCTGATCATATGGTAATGAGCAAACAGACATCGCCCCATGTAACCTCTTTTGTTGAGGCGGATGTCACCAATATGGTTTTGTGGAGGGAGAAGGTTAAAAAGACGTTTGAGCAGCGTGAAAAGGAGAAAATAACTTTTACACCGTTATTTATCGAGGCAGTGACTAAGGCCATCAAGGATTACCCGATGATAAATGTGACCGTTAACGGATCACAGATCGTTAGAAAAAGAGACATCAATATCGGAATGGCGGCAGCCTTGCCTTCAGGAAACCTGATCGTACCGGTGATAAAAAACGCGGATCAGTTCAATCTTGTCGGGCTTACCAAGTCTGTGAACGATCTTGCGCTCAGGGCCAGGGCTTCAAAGCTGAAGCCGGATGAAACGCAAAACGGAACTTTTACGCTTACAAATATAGGATCCTTTGGGAATGTCATGGGCACACCGATCATTAACCAGCCTCAGGTAGCTATATTGGCTGTTGGAGCCATTAAGAAAAAACCAGCAGTGCTGGAAACTGAGTTTGGGGATGTCATAGCCATCCGTCATATGATGTATTTATCACTTTCCTATGATCACCGCGTGGTAGATGGCGCATTAGGCGGCTCATTTGTACGACGGGTGGCGGATTACCTGGAGAACTGGGATATAGAGCGTGAGATATAAGCTTTAGAGATATAAAAAAAGCCCCTTGATCCACAAGGGGCTTTTTTATGGCCTAGTTGTTAATTCGCCAGCACAGCCTCTTCAACAACCGCTTTTATTTGCTCGTCGGTATATGTATACCTTCCTGTATGAGCAATAAAAATGTCCTTTTGCTCCAACAAGTCACGATTTGCGAGCAGGCTCTTTAGATTTACATTTCCGATCACATATTTGTAATCGTCGCGAACGAAACGTTCCACGATGTTCTTAATGCCAAGCTTCTCGATAGTATACTCATGCGTGTAACGCAGGTAAACCTCAATGTCGACGTTGTCTGTGTGTATCAAACCATTGTGCTGATGATATTTCTTATACTCGTAGCGATAGTCGTACCGCAAGGCTGCAATATCCGATAACACTGCTGCGCCGGTTGGGTGACCACCAGCACCTTTTCCAAAGAAAAATTGCTTATCCGCAAAGGCAGCCTGAACGGTCACACCATTATATTCGTTCTCGACGTTAAAGAGAAAATCGTCAGATTTAACAAACTTAGGGAGCACGTAAGTCACGATTTGTTTTGTGCTGATCTTCCTGGCTGTTGGTACCAGCTTTATCCTGAAATTTTTCTCTCTCGCATAACGAATGTCGTTGTCAGACAGGTTTTGAATACCAACGTTCAAGATCTTATCCGGGTTAATAAACAAGCCGTAAGCATGAGCGGTCGCAATGGCCAGCTTAAACTTAGGATCGTATCCGCCGACATCCAATATCGGATTCGTTTCAGCGAACCCGAGGTCCTGAGCTTGCTTTAGTGCTACGCCATATTCCAGTCCGTCATTAAATATTTTGGAAAGGATATAGTTCGACGAACCATTAAATATTCCGCTTATGCCGTGCAGAAGTTCGTTGTCGTAATACTCTTCGAGATTCCTGATTATTGGGATACTACCACATACAGCACCTTCATATAGCAGCGACGTACCGTGGTCTGCCTGAAGCTGGACCAGTTCCGCAAGATGATGCGCAATCATCTTTTTGTTTGCCGATACAACGTTCTTTCCGCTCATAAGTGCTTTTTTTGCAATATTAAAAGCAACGTCGGCAT
Coding sequences within it:
- a CDS encoding homoserine dehydrogenase, translated to MSKKLKIGLFGFGVVGQGLHDIIRGQELNLEIVKIAIKDPSKKRILDAHLFTTDHDEILNNPEINTIVELIDDADVAFNIAKKALMSGKNVVSANKKMIAHHLAELVQLQADHGTSLLYEGAVCGSIPIIRNLEEYYDNELLHGISGIFNGSSNYILSKIFNDGLEYGVALKQAQDLGFAETNPILDVGGYDPKFKLAIATAHAYGLFINPDKILNVGIQNLSDNDIRYAREKNFRIKLVPTARKISTKQIVTYVLPKFVKSDDFLFNVENEYNGVTVQAAFADKQFFFGKGAGGHPTGAAVLSDIAALRYDYRYEYKKYHQHNGLIHTDNVDIEVYLRYTHEYTIEKLGIKNIVERFVRDDYKYVIGNVNLKSLLANRDLLEQKDIFIAHTGRYTYTDEQIKAVVEEAVLAN